The stretch of DNA tttgtgtgtttcgGTCTCCAGGTCAACAGGCATATGCAGACTGTGTCAGAGGAGCTGTGTGCGTGCAGGAAGGAGCTGGAGACACAGACCACAGCCCTAAAGAGAGCTACCCATGACAGGGAGGAGCTGGCCAAGGACAAGGCTGCTCTGGATGTCAAGCTCAACTCCGCTGAGCGAAAGGCCTGTGGTCTCACACAGGAACTGGTTGCACTTAGGTCTGAGCGTgtttgtgtatgcgtgtgtgtttgtgtgttctgaCCTCTTGAATGTTTGGGACCGATTTCACATTGTCCCCAATTTGTTTCCACTGCAATTGAATTCAGCACAAACAGTCAAATGGTTTCCGACCTCactggttaaggttagggtcagggttggGGTTAGGCATATATCAGTTACGGTTAGGGAAGGACTCATGGGAATGTTAGTCGACGGCGGCGTCCTCAAAAGCATCGTTAACGACTCTATGGTTctaacagtgtgtgtttgtgtaagacCAACATCCAATGTGTATTTGGGGTTGTTTTGACTCTCGAAGCAAATTGGACTCTCTGAAGCTCGGCGAGCCTCGTGTAACTAGAGTCTTTAAGTAACATGGTTTTATTTGGAAAGTATGCTTATGATGGATCATTGGATTTTATGACCTTCTACACCTAGTGGTTCaaaggtcttttatttttttcagtgctCAAACCACTTTACCGCTATGTTCCAGAGCTGAGAAGCAGTCCCTGGATACAGCTCTGTTTGAGAGCCATGAGCTTGCCTCGTCCCTGGAGGCCGAGTGCACCCGGATTGAGGGGGAGAGGCGCAGCTTGCTCCTGGCTAACGAGGCCTTGACGCGTGAGTAGCCCCCTCCCTAAGAGACCCCGCTCTCCTCCGTGCCAAGCCCCCTGGCCATGAAGCCTTTCCAACAGCCCACCAGAGATCCATATTTCAGCTGTGAGCTCTGCAACAGCTGGTTTGTGGGATCACTTGAGCTGCTTTCTCAGCTGACCTGGGTCCCACCACtccgcacaaacacacatggatCAGATAAGTGGTGTTAAGCTTAGCATGTTCCACATAAAGATACGGATGAGTATGGCCTATAAATAAAAGTCCTAAAAGAATCCCGCTGATCCGGGATCATCCTCTTTGTGTGATGAGTGTCTCAGTGTGGTAATTATGAGATGTTGATTGGAGCGCGGgtgcttttgtgtgtgcaggtgatgCTGTGAGGATGCGGGTGGATGCTGAGCGCCAGTTTGCACAGGCCGCACAAGAGCAGAGACATTTGGAGGAGAAGCTGGCTCAGGTGGAGAGGAATTCCCTGCTGACCctaaacaacagagaacaagTTCACAGAGGGCAGCTAGAGGCGGAACACAAGCAAAAAGTACAATACGAGTTACATGGATACATCTGGCTCTGACAATGTCGCATCAGATGTTGTGACTAGACTGTATATTATCTTagaaggaatgtgtgtgtgtgtgtgtgtgtgtgtgtgtgtttttgacagGAGCAGCAGTGTGCAGAGCTGACGGTTCAGCGGGAGCAGATTGAGGAGCAGCTGCGGAGACAGTGTGAGGAGCTGCGCGTGCACAGCCAGAAAGAGCTGCAGCaggtgcaggaggagctggcCAGGCTGCAGCAGGACTCCAAGCAGAGCCTCCTGCAGGCCGAGAGCGAGAAGCAGCAGGTGTGTGCGTGGTGGTCTACATGGgtttgttttggcttttttttttttttttaaagattgtttTTGAGCCATAAAACAGATTCAAAAAAAGACAGCCCAAGGGTTTGGATCATAACTATGAAATCCCAAATGTGTCATCACAACTGCTTCATAGTGGAAGTTTATCTAAGTATATAATCCAAATAAAGTCTTTTTGCAAGCTATATTATAAATGACCCTGACCTCGCAGTCTGTTGTGAGCAGGCTTTGTCCCAGAAGGAGGCAGAGAAGGCTGCCCTCGCAGAGAAGATAGCAGGCCTGCAGCAGAACTTGGCCACAGCTGGCATGGAGCTAGAGCGCACCCGGAGGGAGGCGCTTAGCAAACAGGAGCAGGACAAGGTGAGGTCGCATCAGCTCTGGCCGCTTCTCTTGTTTTGTAGTGACTGAATTGTGTTGCCTCTGTTTTCCAGAACACAATGGCTGTCCTCCAGGCTGAGCTGCAAGACTTGCGAACTCAGTTTGAAGAGTCTTTGGACCGTCATGAGAACGCTGAGAAGAGTCTAACTGAGCAGGTCAGAGAGTTGAACCAACAGATAGAACGTGAAGAGCAAGAGGTGAGAACTTTGAGAGACATATGCCTGTTCATGTGGCAGAATTTATAATAAATTTGATTTTGACTTGAAGATGTGTGGATGATGATTTGCTCAGAGaactataaaaaaacaagaatctATAGGTTGTATGTAACCAGATAGATGGCAGAGGTGCGTTGCAGGATCATAGAAATGGATAGGAAATTTCGGGCTTGTTTGGCTTGGCATAGGATGGGAGGTCTGGGATATGCTTCCACTGGGAGGGGGGGAGTTTGTACCAATTAGTACCAGTGTGAGCGAGAGCCATTTACCATAGGCCTCTGTTGACATTGGCCGATGCCACGGAGACTTTACTAGCATCGGGGTGCCATCAGGTGCGGTGTGCGCGGGGCCAAATCCTACAAGGAGAGGTGGTGTCCACTTGTAGAACTCCTGCTCCAGCTCTCTCTCATTTCTGTGTCTTTTTCCTGTCAGGCCCTCTGGAGGAAAATTTAGTTCCATTGACcttaatataaacataaaagtgCAATTAGAGACCATAATTTTGGCCAAGTGACATACCTCTCCGAGCCAAATGAGAGCAGTAAATCTCATCTCCTGGGGTTGCTCGAGGTCAGGATTCCAGCCATGGGGTCGCCGGGCGttttaatgaaacaacaaactCACAGTCACCTCATTAAGATGTTACTGCAGAGTttgtaagggggggggggctcaccGTGCCTTGATTTAAATGCCTGGTTTCCCTGGAAAAGCGTATTGTTTATCTGCGTGGGttagaaagcaaaaaaaaaaaaaaaaaaagggggatcATCCTGTCTTCGCTCTGTCTCCTTAGTCTTGTCAAAGTATAGTGAATGAGGTTGTGTGGAGCCAGAGCAGAAGAGTTTTGCGGTTTGGACAACCCTCCCGGCCGTATATCAAGTCATGCTTCAGCGACGCTGTCATATTTGGCCGCCACCCCTGCTCGTTTCCTTGTTTGATTATTTTCACTAATCCCATCCGAGGATTCTCATGTTGGACAGTGACAAAGCAGGAGTGAGAATGTGCGACAGAGAGCTGGGGAGCatgaaagaggagggaagagatgGTTAGAAGGAGGGCTGGGGGGGTGAGTGGGATGGGGGAAGGGTGTGGGGGGGTATGGTCCCTGGTACCATAATATGAAATCAAAGTTTGAGTTAACCCCTTATGTAAATAAGCCAGTGGGGGGGAGTGTTTATTTTCTCCCTTGCAGCAGCGAGAGGCTGGCTCCGCTGGGACTCCGGGTCCCCCCCTCTCTCATCCACATAACACAACACTGCTGCCCTCATATTCTCtaccccctctcctctcctccaacCCCTagccccccccccatcctcctccaccccctaaaaaaaaaatctgataaaataaagtataattGGCCAGATCAGCACCGGCTTGTTTTTTCTCACATTCGAGTTTATGAGAAAGAACCATCTTGTGTGGCCTCTGAACATAAcactcctttactcctcctcctcctcctcatcctgctcctcatcctccgtcttcccctcctcccccccatCACCTCCGGGggcgggaggaggagggggggatgtGTGTTTATCATGTTGCTCTCTGTGGATTCTTTACACCGCGACGTTGCAGCGAGGAGATGGGGAGAGACAGCACCTGGCTACGGGCCCATCTGGCTCTTGTCCATGCCCAGATAAGCTCTGTCCTCCCTACTTTTCTCCGCTACACACAAAACGTTGCCATAAAACAGAATATAGGTCATACGGTATCTCAAAATTGTGCACACAGCACTTAAAAGAGGAGATGTTAAGGTTTCACTTTCAAACAGTAAAGCTCTAATGTGTTATCCTATCCCGAATCACTCTCCCGATTCCAGTGATCATACACATGTGTTACATCAGTTtaattgacattttgagtatatgaaaactttttttctatgctgttggtggtggtggttttaTATTGAAAACAGCCAGGTTTTTAAAGCCGTTTCAGGCTTAATTTTCTTTTGTAAGTCCTCATAAACTCTTCAATAAACTATGTTTATAATCACTTGAAATTTATATCACCAAATAAATTCTGGATTGGGTGGAAAACCCACTAAGAGAACCAGGAACAACATGAAGCATGCGTGTATCTGCTAACCTGCTGAATAAGTGGTTTACTTTATTTATCCATAAGATTTCTTGATGAATAAAGCCTCATTTGCTTTTCACTTTCTATAATGTGGACAGTTAGAGGGCCTTCGTCGGCAGCTGCAAGAGGCAGAGGATGGACTTATTAAAGGTCGAAGGGATCTGATTGAGGCTCACAGGGAGCTCCAAGAATGTGCACAGGAGCGGGACAAGCAACGAAAAGAAGTCCTGGACCTGAGGAGGGTCTTGGGTGATGAGACCAGGGAGAAAGAGGCCATCCAAGCTTCTAACCAGGAACTAAGATCTTTCATCAAGAGAACAGAGAGTGACAACACCAGGTATCATGTAGATTCTCTGTAAATACAGAAGCTCTGTTCGTCTAACAGTGATGGATGTTTTTGATGCATTCAGTTTTATTAACTTCAATCATATCTTGATTAGCTTGAGACGCGctgtggaggagaaggagcagaaaTTGTCCGTCATAGAGGAATGTAGGAGCTCCACGCATCAAGAGGCAACCAGTCTGAGAAGCAGCATGAGAGAGCTGGAGAAGTCTCGCCTGCAGGCACGCAGAGAGCTGCAGGAGCTGCGCAGACAGGTGAAAGATTATTGAGGTCACTGGTTTCcgtctgatttattttaaatagagGATTACAGTCAAGCATTTTGTGCTCCGTTAACACGAGCAGGTAAAGGTCCTCGAAGGCGAGAACGGCCGGCAGAAACAGGAGTTGCGAGAGCTGCAGGCGCGGGTATGTcaggaggagcagaaggaggaggaggcactTCGCGAGGCTTTCAGTCTGAAGCAGAGAGTGCTGGAGTGCGAGGCTGGCAGAGAAGCAGCACTGAATGAGGTAGAAAGCCTCCGGGAATTAGTCTGTTAACAACATGCTAGAGCAAACATTCCAGCTCTGCATACATACTTGAAGAATACCTGCCATACtcatacagagacagagaacatGAACCATAGtacactgtacagtatattgcaCTGTAAGAGGGATGGAAGTCTTTTATGAATTTTAACcaaacttttacttttcatttttaatttcattcgCAGACCTTgtagaaattttaaaaagtggaatATGTCTTTGGATAAATGTGTAGTAAAGTGTAAGGAAAAATCAAGTTCTGTTTTCTATAAGCTATTAGAATTGTCAACCTCTTCAGTCCCATAACCTCCTTTTTAGGGTCCAAAACTTCTCATGACCGCAACAGTCAGAGCTCTTGAGTTGTCAAGTGAATGTATGGCATACTTTTAAAATTCTGTTTTCAAGAGCGTGGAGGCATCTTAAAATGGATAACACATTATTATGATAGATGAAGCCTGGTTAATGtatctttgttttaaatgaaatccAACAAATATCAATACACCAGTCTAACTTGTGACCTTGACCACCCAAAAAGTGTCCCAGCCCTGATGCTGAAAAGAGATAAAGAGGGGTCAAAATtccaatgtttatttttaaattctatATCTCAGCCATAATTCTTGTATCTCTTAACCCCTTATAATAAAGTTTAGAGAAGAATGTAGGGGACACTATCAGTGGACATCAGTTCTCTACAGAAACCATATCCCTATTTTTTACACAATTGAGTTTAACTAGATAACACTTTAGATAATACTGTAGTTAAAACACCCTTTTGCCCATATTTCTGCTAATGTACCATCAGTTGATATACAACTCAATCAATAGAGGCTCATCAACAATTAATCTAAGCAAGAATTGAATTGGTAGATTATCATGAAAATCTAAGATAGCCCACTGTATCTAGAATGACAACTGAATTGGGCCTTCTTAGCCTTGTTATATTTCCATTTGCACATaaaaaaactgacagaaaattcAAGGAGCTCAATCTGCGTCTTCAAATTGTAAAAGAATATTGTAAGTTATCTTAAAAGTACTATGAGCATGTGTGTTGTAACCTGTGTAAATGTACAGAAAACCTACAAAATctacaaaatatataataaatacattggTGACTCCTCTTTTGTGACTTTCAGGTTGCAGGTCTGCAGCGCCGTGTGCTGGAGCTGGAGACGGTGGAGCATCAGAAACAAGAGATGCTGCAAGAAAGAGAAGTTTATCAGCAGCAGAGTGACCAGAGGCACAGAGAAACCACCACCCAGCTGGAAGGAGCACTAGAGGACGCCACGCTCCAGATCAGTGAACTACACAAGCATGCTGGCCTTGCTGAGAGCAAAGCCCAGGGCCTGGAACAACAGCTGGGCCTGAGTGATGCCAAACGCCGGGACCTGGAGCTAAAGCTGGCAGGGTTGTATTCAGCTCTGCGTCGCACTGTTGGCATCAGCCGAACAAGGGTTTCACACACACCTGGGTCCCGTAGACGGTCTGCGTCTCCCTGGAGAAACCAAGTGAAAGGTAAGATCATTCACTTTCATTACAGGATGTCATCATACCATTTTTCTGTCTGCGACATGGAGATGCATTAATGAGTGTGGTCTCTGGTTAGGGGGAGACAACGTGACAGACAGACCTGGGTTTTCCATGTCTTGTGGTGAAGATGAAGAGATGGACGTGGACTCAGTGCACACAGCCCTCCGGGATCTTCAGCAGGagctcagagacacacagagagacagggtatatttaaatttcattttaatagGACACAAACCtcaaaactctgagtttgacttAATGAGATTGCTGACCTAAAGTTGGTCTGCTTTTCCTACCAAAGCTCAACAATCTTAACTTGAGTATTTGATTAAACATTCAGTGTTTATGTTCATatattgcactttttaaagTCTCCcattcttatttctttctttaggATGATGCCAAGGCTCAGATAGTCAGTTTAAGTAAGCAGATGACAGAACTCCAAGGCAGCCAGGATGAGTCTGCCAATCAGGTGCTACAACTGCAAAAAACTTTGATGCAATCAGAGGAGGGTAAGAAAACCTTTGGATCCTATAAACATAGCGTAAATATCAGGTATTAAATCTGTTTCGACTTACCGCTGATCTAACATGTTCTTCCAGGAAATCGAAAGATGGCAGAGCGATTGCACGAGGCACACACGTCACTTTCCCTGCAGGAGGAAGCAGCACGACATACAGAGCGGGAGAAGAGAAGCTTTGAGGAAGAGGTGGCTCAACTCAGGATTACTCTGCAAGCTGCTGAGGCTGAGTCCAGGGCACTACAGGTGTGtaaaaggccaaaaaaaaaagtagtcacAGAAATGCCAAACAGCATCTTCAGTGACAGTTAATAAACTACTGCGCCAATTCTGTCACAGGACAAACTGGAGCTCTTGCAAGGTTCAGAATCTCGTTCGAACGCAGAACAACGTAAGATGAAGGAGTGTCTGGAGGCCGCCGAGAACAAAGTGAGCCGCCTCGAGCTCGCCCAGCGCACCCTTGAGGGTGAGTTGCAGCGCGCCCAGCTCAGGGCGGCAGAGCTGGATGCAGAGGCTGGGGCGCTGCAGGACAGACTGAcggagctgaggaggaagctGGGCGAGAGCGAGGATCGGGGCGCAGCTCTTAGGGTCAACGAGGAGAGGCTTTCCACGGTGCTGACTCGAGCCGAACAGCAAGAGAGCCAGCTGAGGGAGAAGAACCACAAACTGTCAAACACCCTCAGCGACAACAGGACCAGCATGGGAACACTGCAGGAACAGATAACACAGCTGCAGAGGGCTTTGACTGCCAGTGAGCAGGACCGAAGGCTGCTGCAGGTACCGTCAATCATTTACAAATTATACTCTACCACAAGATATAGCAACAAGATGAACAGTGTAGGTGGAAGGTAAAGGAACAAACTGCaggcagaaatgtgtgtgtatttgtgttgggTAAAATAAGTCATGCACactgtatatttttaatttgactTTCTCCTCTCTCAAAGGAAGGTTGCTGAATCGAAAATTCAAAATAAGATGAATAGCCGTGCCTCCATTACTGTGCTTTGATTTACAGCACGGCTATGCAACCTTCTCAGCTCCAGACTGagcattttttatttacatttgctGCTGTGGTTTTCCTGAAGGGCCTCAAAGACTGAGCAATAAAATGCTCAGGCAAGCTCATTAATTCTCTGAGAGCTTCTCAGGAGAGCTTTCTGTTCTTAGTTTGTGACTGCACTTTAAAGATACtgagcaaacacaaacataacattCTTGGTATAAATCTCCTATTTTACTCAATAGCTGTCAGCTcattgcagtaaaaaaaaaaaaaaaaaaagtaagaaaaagctCCCAACTCTTGCCTGCGCCTTTATACTATATGTCACCATGCCTGTGCCTATAGGAACGTCTGGATAAAACGCGAGAGAGCCTTTCAGAGAGCAAGAGGCTGAACCACACACTAACAGAGCGCACCCAGAACCTTCAAAGAGCCCAAGAGGACTCCGAGCTTAAATATTCTGACCTggacaaacacaacaaaacactgaaagaggtgAGTCACGCCAAGGTGAAGCTTATACATAAAGACATTGAAGTTGAGGCTCCAttttgatgtactgtactgcactgtgTCCCAGAGTCTGAAGCAACAAcatgaggctgagctgcaggccCAGGGGAGCtcccagcagctgcagagagagagagacgaacTCCAACGCAAGGTTGCAGATCTCCAAGGTTCTTTGCAAAagctacagagtgagagagCAGAGCTGGAGAGGGTGCTGGCGCGCCTCAATAAAGACAAGTCTGCACTCAGAAAGACACTGGAGAAGGTGGGCTGCTGCACTATATTCTGACCCTGTTTGTTGGGATTAGGTCAAAATCCTCTCTTTGCATCATGTATTTCCTCTTTAAAGTCAAACGTGTTTCTGATGAAGACATTTACTAGGAAATTAACAGCCTCAAGTACTATTGGTGATATCCAAGTAATTAAGCAAAGCTTGTTCAAACAACACTTTTCTATATCACATGGATTCCTATTAAATATAAGAAATGcaacaaaacatgtcaatgacAGATTGATGCAGCAATTAAGTTTGGCATTCCCATAAAATTTAGTGATGTAACAGAGACAGAGATCACCTGACTCATCCCTTTTATGAGTCACGTtccaaaaacactgaatcctacacttcccataatTCAACACTATCTTTCATTTGAAATTCCCTACCCAGTGcacacaaaatattttaaattctcAAGTAATATCACAGGCTGAATAGTATAACAAATTACTAGTAAATTGGTGGGATGCCcctttaaagaaaatgtaaaaactatatATGACAGAGTGAGAAGTTATAAAACTATAACTACTGAGGCTGATACTTTATAGCTGAAACAGCAAAGGTATAATTCCTTTTGTTCTGAAGCTAGACCACAACATTAAACAGCTTTTGGTCAGTGGACCTAAAAAGGCTTGGAACTGAATATGAGGTAaaagatttaaatatataaaggaGCCAAACCACaaactttaaatgtaattaaaatcaTCTTAAAGTTGATTCTACAACTGCTGGAAGCCCCTGTTCTTAAAGAGGCCAGGACTGAAGTAATATGCTTTTAGTGGTCAGAAGCCTCGCTGCCATATTCTGAAACAACCGAGGACATACAGTTGCCGAAACATTAAGACACATAAATGCTACATTAATCCACACGGGAGGAGGATAATGAGTGGATAATTTGCTGTTTTATGATGCTGCAGTTTGTCATTTGCGCCAATAGTATTTGTTCTGCACATTCATCTTTGTCACACGCTGTATGAA from Scomber japonicus isolate fScoJap1 chromosome 7, fScoJap1.pri, whole genome shotgun sequence encodes:
- the crocc2 gene encoding rootletin encodes the protein MSGQQEQGAHSPGLEAVIQKLEESLLHSEGSSGERSLTLRGDGQESSVTPMPVFTRIRQIITGNLAEQDTGKEDYCNPNSRASREQLSPSQTDRDERPVKQAGLTDRLERILMLQSGVDSDQDSVSAGSLQFYSKERAYRQRLQVYQEAQQRQAQLVQKLQTKVLQYKRRCGELEEQVLVKTSESEKMRLLLQAHLDSTQRLQQAEQDLNMAVQNKSIQLEEEQRRCASLSQVNSMLREQLEQAGTVNQGLTESLWKAREDIELCDTRLRREQETCSSRLSREQARVRALWRQAASLRSTFSQLRTFTDRTLSDMRGECVAASQQLHVACMNMEARVTQESTSSGVEMSALERQLKEKLKEAMQLQGRWDAEKVELNSRVLELTDTVKHLRSQNSAKDASLNTMQLSLDRMETRRTEDKAEMEVLHAEIQALQKTLSHVHQLVGSEGDNSGSESVSSSPLHGRSPLRSTVLMAVQDVFSKHQKQAQDLRGCLDAAMEQADTLRNHLQGGDAERRELEQKIQEVRRENQEAKKALEESLRDSNRYRCSLELISSKNCSLEKLLSGLQQEVDSQRAELESLRTSSLELQRQRDLLRQQREDLETQLARQRTEVQRGERSLEELEGKHSDLRRELVTVKEALSQITLQKELLEDDKASLALALSKMESKSAAQELVLTKLQNQEADLRDSLAKMAALSEGLAKDKVELNRILLQTEGEKAEHGERRREAEAERVAAREETARVQQEMMDLLAEKQALESSHSHSQDLCQKLEAELSLLQWENTQALEQHSQVNRHMQTVSEELCACRKELETQTTALKRATHDREELAKDKAALDVKLNSAERKACGLTQELVALRAEKQSLDTALFESHELASSLEAECTRIEGERRSLLLANEALTRDAVRMRVDAERQFAQAAQEQRHLEEKLAQVERNSLLTLNNREQVHRGQLEAEHKQKEQQCAELTVQREQIEEQLRRQCEELRVHSQKELQQVQEELARLQQDSKQSLLQAESEKQQALSQKEAEKAALAEKIAGLQQNLATAGMELERTRREALSKQEQDKNTMAVLQAELQDLRTQFEESLDRHENAEKSLTEQVRELNQQIEREEQELEGLRRQLQEAEDGLIKGRRDLIEAHRELQECAQERDKQRKEVLDLRRVLGDETREKEAIQASNQELRSFIKRTESDNTSLRRAVEEKEQKLSVIEECRSSTHQEATSLRSSMRELEKSRLQARRELQELRRQVKVLEGENGRQKQELRELQARVCQEEQKEEEALREAFSLKQRVLECEAGREAALNEVAGLQRRVLELETVEHQKQEMLQEREVYQQQSDQRHRETTTQLEGALEDATLQISELHKHAGLAESKAQGLEQQLGLSDAKRRDLELKLAGLYSALRRTVGISRTRVSHTPGSRRRSASPWRNQVKDEEMDVDSVHTALRDLQQELRDTQRDRDDAKAQIVSLSKQMTELQGSQDESANQVLQLQKTLMQSEEGNRKMAERLHEAHTSLSLQEEAARHTEREKRSFEEEVAQLRITLQAAEAESRALQDKLELLQGSESRSNAEQRKMKECLEAAENKVSRLELAQRTLEGELQRAQLRAAELDAEAGALQDRLTELRRKLGESEDRGAALRVNEERLSTVLTRAEQQESQLREKNHKLSNTLSDNRTSMGTLQEQITQLQRALTASEQDRRLLQERLDKTRESLSESKRLNHTLTERTQNLQRAQEDSELKYSDLDKHNKTLKESLKQQHEAELQAQGSSQQLQRERDELQRKVADLQGSLQKLQSERAELERVLARLNKDKSALRKTLEKVEMERLRREEEAAVAAARGKEQLGQTVRSLEQELAGKQEEVQILQAQISQLEHSHAQRLLEVTARHHQELDLETDRLRDSQLQAELALETREKAHRQRVKCLEEQLLTLKEQLDQETRRRQAYFNQMLQPGV